In Osmia bicornis bicornis chromosome 10, iOsmBic2.1, whole genome shotgun sequence, one genomic interval encodes:
- the LOC114879661 gene encoding centrosomal protein of 162 kDa-like isoform X3 translates to MSSNPKKSPRYEDLISKSEDDTLGTSISLSVDENSIRIKERPKVSKKSEPDEKNDNDQKEEQWWLKKPDTCLDVPNVPVEAKTKQSPSISPDVSSSMKEFLEKEKMCKAMHKSELEMKDRDDTLCDILASAAFDKYPSDFENATDEDIGSILEEMSKIAGALSPNSAADRRKSRTCVKNSTEEEKSVEELLEEAEKLVRKNSSSLSKSGSKSDTLVPENIAEDVESLGRVRQLEADIFQLIEEEVHKETEKIRRSPRKETKSDDSPGFDVLYENVNCLKAPKTLELQRRRFEEQKVEVSSSSDLDDPIERHSKSEEAINSIRKIELSDKDNLQKEITDVDKDFFEDLLRKSKERAEGGGMSGSSSFGQEDFSHFLKLLQGQSDKKGEEEEEEEEEEEEEESNPIHDPLLKSSDEQVSVLEKVSKSINEKSPEFPEKEISDILEKELPKTSETDGNSSDQDRKRSVSVSSGKSKTESKHTTNNIKYQTSPKDRVIVSKDSKKTGTSKEELYTVGLTPRLELFADAIPKLLAEKSVECGGGTHQSKQVSEDVKTTNTEIKSSGIATTTRRLLSHPVNASSSSKGQKKEIKFSKSKSYDQICKTTTPFRTSVENLKVAKSSDTVKNPATSNLTCSRSSTVKPIVTRLPSKTRVLPKAKPKAKVKSKSKPKKDLIKTVGFTSSLSSTYKGYQIKSPDNHVKRSMAGGGGGGDTKHNSVTPNWENLCREERHKNVLLKQQLEAEVKLYKNQIDSMRVSFEEELFALKKQNIILKARLDELLLNDKRVIDTFQPKKDTKIVLLEKELEKQEKLIRAYETENKKLMQDTKRMQEEMKQLQKQKNTAPLESGNKMQELADKVKDLEEERLKVNLEISEVREKNADYALKNEDLIQQNSLLNDELEMFKEQLRTKNDFITDRLQAITNVELELKKQLEDLTIKLSSKTEQLRIVKQQFDKIQQNVLPLEKELLELRVKEGNLEEKLQVAKSHVEREKQLTQKLKDQVILDSKKIIDLNRQIREMERILKRKNPDSVSALILTANSEQEKVGAEKLKLLEDRISSLENEIKAKDQLAQQKVIEFQKKFSDMKEKYCSQIIELEEKLLEADIKNRKIYNDMFTQTISKPVESRAVETIRKEERAGSFEKEDNKKDQKSANVNKVVNLKSQNLKDDAYLMATIRGLKFELANKDKALSKLGKELQELQKTNRKLQKEREKLLNDRRSVKSSTDFERTVSNRAMVSSADSKLHTLKCSEGNDQNSNTCYQNGHVSDSNSQRRMSCSSSVQKLLYDPMRYTENLGDSNNLVKRLTDENDILKEELNKMNKDFMALKNKRLHDLNLLQEEHEREMASLLKEYSVKFGDSKVVKLQSQINTQLAVISHLKQQIEKLKDSKEQVVVLKAERDHLENRVKTLNEKVKYLSTPVRNAGYTVSNTDCGRKLAI, encoded by the exons ATGTCTTCAAATCCAAAAAAGTCTCCTCGTTACGAGGAT TTGATCTCAAAGTCCGAAGACGATACTTTGGGTACATCGATTAGTCTTAGCGTGGATGAAAATTCCATTAGAATAAAAGAAAGGCCCAAAGTGTCGAAGAAATCTGAGCcggatgaaaagaatgataACGATCAGAAGGAAGAACAATGGTGGTTGAAGAAGCCAGATACCTGCCTCGATGTTCCTAATGTTCCAGTAGAAGCAAAGACAAAACAGTCCCCGTCCATATCGCCGGATGTTAGTTCTTCTATGAAAGAATTTcttgagaaagaaaagatgtGTAAA GCTATGCATAAAAGCGAATTAGAGATGAAAGACAGAGACGATACTTTGTGCGATATCTTAGCTTCTGCAGCTTTTGACAAATACCCATCCGATTTTGAAA ATGCAACAGACGAAGATATAGGTAGCATCTTGGAAGAAATGAGTAAGATCGCTGGTGCTCTAAGCCCCAATTCAGCTGCAGATCGTAGAAAATCAAGGACTTGCGTTAAGAATTCCacggaagaagaaaaatctgtCGAAGAATTGTTAGAAGAAGCTGAAAAGCTTGTACGAAAAAATAGTAGTAGCTTGTCGAAAAGTGGATCAAAATCTGACACTTTAGTACCTGAAAATATCGCTGAGGATGTAGAAAGCCTCGGTAGGGTCAGGCAGCTGGAAGCTGACATTTTTCAGCTGATAGAAGAAGAAGTGCATAAGGAGACGGAAAAAATAAGAAGGAGTCCGAGAAAGGAAACAAAAAGCGACGATAGTCCTGGTTTCGATGTACTGTACGAAAATGTCAATTGTTTAAAGGCCCCGAAAACTTTGGAACTCCAAAGAAGAAGGTTCGAAGAACAGAAGGTGGAAGTGTCCAGTAGTTCAGATTTAGATGATCCGATTGAAAGGCATTCCAAGTCGGAAGAAGCAATAAATAGTATAAGAAAGATAGAATTATCGGATAAAGATAATTTACAGAAAGAAATAACTGATGTAGATAAAGATTTTTTTGAAGATTTGTTAAGAAAATCGAAAGAAAGGGCCGAGGGTGGTGGTATGTCGGGTAGCTCGAGTTTCGGGCAAGAAGATTTTTCgcattttttaaaacttttacAAGGGCAAAGCGataaaaaaggagaagaagaagaagaagaagaagaagaagaagaagaagaagaatcaaaTCCTATCCACGATCCTCTTTTAAAATCTTCGGACGAGCAAGTCTCCGTTTTGGAAAAAGTATCCAAAAGTATTAACGAGAAAAGTCCGGAATTTccagaaaaagaaatttccgATATATTAGAGAAAGAACTGCCTAAAACAAGTGAAACGGATGGCAATTCGAGCGACCAAGATCGTAAACGGTCTGTCAGTGTTAGTAGCGGTAAGAGCAAAACCGAATCGAAGCATACGACGAATAATATTAAGTATCAAACATCTCCGAAGGATCGTGTAATCGTGTCGAAGGATAGCAAGAAAACAGGTACGTCTAAGGAAGAACTTTACACGGTTGGGCTTACGCCGCGATTAGAATTGTTTGCGGATGCAATTCCAAAATTGTTAGCCGAAAAGTCGGTAGAATGCGGCGGGGGGACGCATCAGAGCAAACAAGTTTCCGAAGATGTGAAAACGACCAATACTGAGATTAAAAGCAGCGGTATCGCAACGACTACTCGACGACTACTATCGCATCCAGTTAACGCATCGTCGAGCAGTAAGGggcaaaaaaaagaaatcaaattttcaaagtcAAAAAGTTACGATCAGATCTGTAAGACAACAACACCGTTTCGAACGTCCGTAGAAAACTTAAAGGTAGCTAAATCTTCGGATACCGTGAAAAACCCTGCCACCAGTAATCTGACGTGCAGCAGATCAAGTACTGTTAAGCCTATCGTAACGAGGCTTCCTTCCAAGACCAGGGTACTTCCAAAAGCAAAACCAAAAGCAAAAGTAAAATCAAAATCGAAACCAAAGAAAGATCTGATCAAGACTGTTGGTTTTACTTCCTCTTTGTCTTCCACGTATAAAGGGTAccaaataaagtcgccagataATCATGTAAAGCGGTCCATGgctggtggtggtggtggtggtgataCGAAACACAATTCGGTGACACCGAACTGGGAGAACTTGTGTCGCGAGGAGAGACACAAGAATGTTCTTTTGAAACAGCAGCTAGAGGCTGAAGtgaaattgtacaaaaatcaAATAGACAGTATGCGTGTATCTTTTGAGGAAGAATTGTTCGCATTGAAAAAGCAAAATATCATTCTAAAGGCAAGGCTCGACGAACTCTTGTTGAATGATAAACGCGTGATAGACACTTTTCAACCGAAGAAGGACACTAAAATCGTGCTTTTAGAGAAAGAATTGGAGAAACAAGAGAAATTGATTCGCGCATACGAAACGGAGAACAAGAAATTGATGCAAGACACTAAACGCATGCAAGAAGAGATGAAGCAGTTgcagaaacagaaaaatactGCACCGCTAGAGTCTGGTAATAAGATGCAAGAGCTTGCAGATAAAGTAAAGGATCTCGAGGAGGAGAGGCTGAAAGTGAATCTCGAAATTTCGGAGGTTCGAGAGAAGAACGCGGACTACGCGTTAAAGAACGAGGATTTAATCCAGCAGAATAGTTTACTGAACGACGAGTTGGAGATGTTCAAGGAACAACTGAGGACGAAGAACGATTTCATCACGGACCGATTGCAAGCAATAACCAACGTCGAGTTGGAACTGAAGAAACAGCTGGAGGATTTGACGATCAAGCTCAGCTCCAAGACCGAACAGTTACGAATCGTGAAACAGCAGTTTGATAAGATTCAGCAAAACGTACTGCCATTGGAGAAGGAGCTGCTAGAATTGCGAGTGAAAGAAGGGAATCTTGAAGAGAAGCTACAGGTAGCCAAAAGTCACGTGGAACGTGAGAAGCAGTTGACGCAAAAATTGAAGGACCAGGTGATCCTTGACAGCAAAAAGATCATCGATTTGAACAGACAGATACGTGAAATGGAAAGGATATTGAAGAGAAAGAATCCCGATTCTGTGTCTGCTCTTATACTGACGGCTAATTCGGAGCAAGAGAAAGTTGGTGCTGAAAAATTGAAGCTATTAGAGGATAGAATTTCAAGTTTGGAAAATGAGATAAAAGCAAAGGATCAGTTGGCGCAGCAGAAGGTGATAGAGTTTCAAAAAAAGTTTTCTGACATGAAGGAGAAATACTGTTCGCAGATAATCGAATTAGAGGAGAAACTACTCGAGGCTGATATTAAGAATCGTAAAATTTACAACGACATGTTCACACAGACGATATCGAAACCTGTCGAGAGTAGGGCTGTAGAAACAATCAGGAAAGAAGAGAGAGCTGGCTCGTTCGAGAAGGAAGATAATAAAAAGGATCAAAAGTCAGCCAATGTTAATAAAGTAGTTAATCTAAAGTCTCAGAATCTGAAGGATGATGCATATCTTATGGCCACTATACGTGGACTGAAATTCGAACTGGCAAACAAAGATAAAGCATTGTCGAAACTTGGCAAAGAATTGCAGGAGCTACAAAAGACTAACAGAAAATTACAAAAGGAACGAGAGAAATTACTAAACGATAGGAGATCTGTTAAAAGCAGCACGGATTTTGAGAGGACGGTATCGAATCGAGCCATGGTATCCTCGGCTGATTCAAAGTTACACACTTTGAAATGTTCCGAAGGAAACGATCAGAACTCGAACACGTGTTATCAGAATGGACACGTGTCCGATTCGAATTCTCAACGACGAATGTCTTGTTCAAGCTCTGTTCAAAAGCTACTTTACGATCCCATGCGATACACCGAAAATCTCGGAGACAGCAATAATCTCGTCAAGAGATTAACCGACGAGAATGATATTTTGAAAGAGGAATTAAATAAGATGAACAAGGACTTTATGGCTTTGAAAAATAAGCGATTGCATGACTTGAATCTGTTGCAAGAGGAACACGAACGCGAAATGGCTAGCTTGCTGAAAGAATACAGCGTAAAGTTTGGCGATTCTAAAGTGGTAAAGTTGCAG AGTCAGATAAACACGCAGTTGGCTGTGATATCACATTTGAAGCAAcagattgaaaaattgaaagactCTAAGGAACAGGTGGTAGTTCTGAAGGCAGAACGGGATCATTTGGAGAATAGGGTCAAGACGTTGAATGAAAAAGTCAAGTATTTATCAACGCCGGTACGTAACGCAGGGTACACAGTGTCTAATACAGACTGTGGTAGAAAGCTTGCAATTTAA